Proteins from a genomic interval of Polaribacter sejongensis:
- a CDS encoding cell division ATP-binding protein FtsE, whose product MEKPVLFLENADIYQRENLVLSNVNLSIQKGEFYYLIGKTGSGKSSLMKTLYGDLKLQKGAGSIVDFDLKKIKEKEIPFLRRKIGIVFQDFKLLSDRTIFGNLEFVLKATGWKDKVKIKEKIDEVLDKVGMKSQAYKKTYELSGGEQQRIAIARALLNDPELILADEPTGNLDPKTSLEVMELLNEIHKSGKTILMATHDYQLIVKFKQKTLKCEGGELFEVAQKATT is encoded by the coding sequence ATGGAAAAACCAGTCTTATTTTTAGAGAACGCAGATATTTATCAAAGAGAAAATTTGGTGTTGTCTAATGTAAATTTATCAATACAAAAAGGAGAGTTTTATTATTTAATTGGTAAAACAGGAAGTGGAAAAAGTAGTTTAATGAAAACTCTATACGGGGATTTAAAATTACAAAAAGGCGCGGGGAGTATTGTTGACTTCGATTTAAAGAAAATAAAAGAAAAAGAGATTCCTTTTTTAAGACGAAAAATAGGAATTGTTTTTCAAGATTTTAAATTATTAAGCGATAGAACTATTTTTGGTAATCTAGAGTTTGTTTTAAAAGCTACTGGTTGGAAAGATAAAGTTAAAATTAAAGAAAAAATTGACGAGGTTTTAGATAAAGTAGGGATGAAATCTCAAGCTTACAAAAAAACATACGAGCTTTCTGGAGGAGAACAACAAAGAATTGCTATTGCAAGAGCGTTGTTAAATGATCCGGAATTAATTTTAGCAGATGAGCCAACAGGTAATCTAGATCCAAAAACTTCTTTAGAAGTGATGGAACTTTTAAATGAAATTCATAAAAGTGGAAAAACCATTTTAATGGCAACGCACGATTATCAGTTAATTGTAAAATTTAAGCAAAAAACATTAAAGTGTGAGGGAGGAGAGTTGTTTGAAGTAGCCCAAAAAGCAACTACTTAA
- a CDS encoding glycosyltransferase family 2 protein, whose translation MLSVLIPTYNYNTFFLVKEIHQQLILEDIQFEIICLDDGSKSPLNKKNKEINKLSFSSFKSLENNIGRSAIRNLLAKKAIYNWLLFLDADVIPVKSNFIRNYIHCFKKDKTVFCGGLLYEDKKENFRLLRYKFGKKHEEISVEKRIENPEKFFFTSNFLIQKAIFDDVIFEQKLTQYGREDLLFSLELIKKGFIIEHISNEVYHLGLDKNDLFVSKTKKAMENLIFIDKQSLIDTKEMPLLELVRKISILKMTRIVGVFHLFFEKLAIKKSSVFFLNCMKVSYMCHLKLKHE comes from the coding sequence ATGCTATCTGTTCTTATACCAACATATAATTACAATACTTTTTTTTTAGTTAAAGAAATACATCAACAATTAATTTTAGAAGACATACAATTTGAAATTATTTGTTTGGATGATGGCTCTAAGTCACCTTTAAATAAAAAAAATAAGGAGATAAATAAACTTTCTTTCTCTAGTTTTAAAAGCTTAGAAAATAATATTGGTAGAAGTGCCATTAGAAACTTACTAGCAAAAAAAGCAATATATAATTGGTTGTTGTTTTTAGATGCTGATGTTATTCCTGTAAAATCTAATTTTATAAGAAACTATATACATTGTTTCAAAAAAGATAAAACTGTTTTTTGTGGAGGCTTGTTATATGAAGATAAAAAAGAAAATTTCAGATTACTACGTTATAAATTCGGAAAAAAGCACGAAGAAATTTCTGTAGAAAAACGTATAGAAAATCCTGAAAAGTTTTTTTTTACCTCTAATTTTTTAATTCAAAAAGCAATTTTTGATGATGTGATTTTCGAGCAAAAATTAACACAGTACGGTAGAGAAGATTTGTTATTTTCTTTAGAGTTGATAAAGAAAGGATTTATAATAGAACATATAAGTAATGAGGTTTATCATTTAGGTTTAGATAAAAATGATTTGTTTGTTTCTAAAACAAAAAAAGCGATGGAAAACCTTATTTTTATTGATAAACAAAGTTTAATTGATACAAAAGAAATGCCTTTATTAGAATTGGTGAGAAAAATATCAATCCTAAAAATGACAAGAATAGTTGGTGTATTTCATCTTTTCTTTGAAAAGTTAGCTATCAAAAAATCTTCAGTTTTTTTCTTAAATTGTATGAAAGTAAGTTATATGTGCCACTTAAAATTAAAACATGAATAG